The following coding sequences are from one Humulus lupulus chromosome X, drHumLupu1.1, whole genome shotgun sequence window:
- the LOC133804849 gene encoding SKP1-like protein 1B has protein sequence MSTGRKITLKSSDGETFEVDEAVALESQTIKHMIEDDCADNGIPLPNVTSKILSKVIEYCKKHVEAPKAEDRASSVDDELKAWDADFVKVDQATLFDLILAANYLNIKSLLDLTCQTVADMIKGKTPEEIRKTFNIKNDFTPEEEEEVRRENQWAFE, from the exons ATGTCGACCGGCAGAAAGATTACGTTGAAGAGCTCTGACGGTGAGACCTTCGAGGTCGATGAGGCGGTGGCCTTGGAATCGCAGACGATCAAGCACATGATCGAGGACGATTGCGCTGACAATGGTATTCCCCTTCCCAACGTCACCAGCAAGATCTTGTCTAAGGTCATCGAGTACTGCAAGAAACACGTTGAGGCTCCTAAGGCCGAGGACCGCGCCTCCTCCGTCGACGATGAACTCAAGGCTTGGGACGCAGATTTCGTCAAGGTTGACCAGGCCACTCTTTTCGATCTCATCTTG GCTGCAAACTATTTGAACATCAAGAGCTTGCTGGACCTGACTTGCCAGACGGTGGCGGACATGATCAAGGGCAAAACTCCCGAGGAGATTCGCAAGACATTCAACATCAAGAATGACTTTACACCAGAAGAAGAGGAGGAAGTTCGCAGGGAAAACCAATGGGCATTTGAGTAA
- the LOC133803521 gene encoding uncharacterized protein LOC133803521, translated as MEPLEFVVDKVKGFGQWTQDLIDGFIHRPRRRTPIEILKRLQREAFSDLMKIRERQDKVERILSLYKTAKGSPFQEVGTVLRGEVDLMGGLLMMNNVEHDDNYNVLSKAGLRTGLDLRFTFETTIQDNDSLVVEIVSSQNRNNNNNNNNNNRISISNSNPGQGLGSSLSLSKLCYTANASDWLSAFFIPLGGKCSDVAIIKNPSHQGKGLTDVSSSGPSFLNQPSGSAIGLMVKKFNVIASLAQFVSGQGRHSDSHSFDHCCSTFGQVLCELPRGTKFSVMGLLQAPKLSSQLPATHGPFTLSIGGSKRQETPEGMVEELVSNMGNSSHGNESTGSLALMLESEIDEFTKIGGWIELKNSDPKYLKWAASLSDDSEDSFGWGMKFGGMVEGPSNFDHFHVETYMKLNFGKKCSIKPGIAFINDGNARVTALMLRSNWSL; from the exons ATGGAGCCTCTAGAGTTCGTGGTCGACAAAGTCAAAGGTTTTGGTCAATGGACTCAAGACCTCATCGATGGCTTCATTCATCGCCCCCGTCGCCGCACTCCG ATTGAAATATTGAAAAGGCTGCAACGAGAAGCATTTTCGGATTTGATGAAGATTAGGGAGAGACAAGATAAGGTAGAGAGAATTCTGTCCTTGTATAAGACTGCTAAGGGGAGTCCATTTCAAGAAGTGGGTACTGTTCTAAGAGGAGAAGTTGATCTCATGGGGGGTTTGTTGATGATGAATAATGTTGAACATGATGATAACTACAATGTACTTAGTAAAGCTGGTCTCAGAACAGGACTTGATTTGAGGTTCACTTTTGAAACCACTATACAGGATAATGATTCCCTTGTTGTCGAGATTGTAAGCTCTCAAAAtcgcaacaacaacaacaacaacaataacaataatagaATTAGTATTAGTAATAGTAATCCTGGTCAGGGACTAGGGAGCTCACTTTCTTTATCGAAGTTGTGTTATACAGCTAATGCTAGTGACTGGCTatctgcattttttatccctttggGGGGGAAATGCAGTGATGTTGCAATCATCAAAAATCCTTCTCATCAG GGTAAGGGCCTAACTGATGTTTCATCTTCCGGACCATCCTTCTTGAATCAGCCAAGTGGTAGTGCAATTGGTTTAATGGTGAAGAAATTTAATGTCATTGCTTCATTGGCTCAGTTTGTTTCTGGGCAGGGAAGGCATTCGGATTCTCATAGCTTTGACCATTGTTGTAGCACATTTGGGCAAGTGTTGTGTGAACTTCCAAGAGGAACAAAGTTTTCAGTCATGGGACTTTTGCAAGCCCCTAAGTTATCATCTCAACTACCTGCCACTCATGGACCGTTCACCCTTTCTATTGGTGGTTCCAAACGCCAAGAAACTCCTGAGGGAATGGTTGAGGAATTAGTTTCCAACATGGGAAATAGCTCAcatggaaatgaatctactgggTCCCTTGCTTTGATGTTGGAGTCAGAGATTGACGAGTTCACTAAGATTGGTGGCTGGATTGAGCTTAAAAACTCGGACCCCAAATATCTAAAATGGGCGGCGAGTTTGTCTGATGATTCTGAAGATTCATTTGGATGGGGAATGAAGTTCGGTGGGATGGTTGAAGGTCCCTCAAATTTTGACCATTTTCATGTTGAAACTTACATGAAGTTAAACTTTGGAAAGAAATGCAGTATAAAGCCCGGGATTGCTTTTATAAATGATGGGAATGCTAGAGTAACCGCACTTATGCTTCGGTCTAACTGGTCACTTTGA